Proteins encoded together in one Procambarus clarkii isolate CNS0578487 chromosome 11, FALCON_Pclarkii_2.0, whole genome shotgun sequence window:
- the LOC138363497 gene encoding putative ammonium transporter 1: protein MGPQKLTLVVNPLVCLLQTGFAFLEAGSVRSKNTTNILLKNMLDVFIGGIAYWLVGFPLAFGGGNSFSGTEYWASYGLSDEHLAFWFFQFVIATTASTIISGSMAERCAFNAYLIYTTVLCGVPGGSHWTWSDVGWLKSQHYQDFGGSGVVHLTGGVAALVGAVILGPRIGRFGPKGKEIRGHSVPLAALGGFILLFGFLAFNGGSQASISHEGDAVAIAKAVFNTVISASSGGIAVLLVYRSVLCGRESTWSFLMALNGSLAGMVSISAGCNVVRPWSASVIGTVGGSVFLAIHTLLPKLKVDDPLDAVAVHMGGGLWGLVAVALFQDGGIVYGGSAEVLAWNIVGALAIVAWSGGLCLVMFGSLRLLGLLRVLPEMEIAGMDILKHGEPAYPADAWLESQYDGSVNTQENKRNSNLPPNMSAPEEFGLTNSQDPAPVPGHLVYWSRAGPVPSHLSPVVSLNNHEANHLNSNNSVSEAGFTVRLGDYDLRVLVEPRD from the exons TCTTGCAGACCGGGTTCGCATTCCTTGAGGCAGGCTCCGTAAGGTCcaagaacaccaccaacatcctTCTCAAGAACATGCTCGATGTCT TCATTGGTGGCATAGCGTACTGGCTGGTGGGGTTCCCGCTGGCGTTTGGAGGCGGGAACAGCTTCTCTGGTACAGAGTACTGGGCGTCGTACGGGCTGTCGGACGAGCACCTGGCCTTCTGGTTCTTCCAGTTCGTCAtcgccaccacagcctccaccatcATCTCGGGGTCGATGGCTGAGCGGTGTGCCTTCAATGCTTATCTCATCTACACGACCGTGCT CTGTGGTGTACCCGGTGGgtcacactggacctggtcagacGTTGGCTGGCTCAAGAGTCAACACTACCAGGACTTCGGTGGCTCTGGCGTCGTCCACCTCACAGGGGGGGTGGCAGCTCTTGTTGGGGCTGTAATTCTTGGGCCCAGAATTGGTCGCTTCGGACCCAAGGGCAAGGAGATTCGTGGACACTCTGTGCCG CTGGCAGCTTTGGGAGGCTTCATCCTGCTCTTCGGGTTCCTGGCCTTCAACGGAGGGTCCCAAGCGTCCATCAGCCACGAGGGTGATGCTGTAGCCATTGCCAAGGCTGTCTTTAACACTGTGATCTCGGCGTCTTCAGGAGGCATCGCTGTGCTCTTGGTGTACCGTTCTGTGCTGTGTGGGAGGGAGTCCACCTGGTCCTTCCTAATGGCTCTTAATGGTTCTCTCGCTGGCATG GTGTCAATCAGTGCCGGGTGCAACGTTGTGCGGCCGTGGAGTGCCAGTGTCATTGGTACAGTGGGTGGATCAGTGTTCCTCGCCATCCACACCCTTCTGCCCAAGTTGAAGG TTGACGACCCACTTGATGCTGTTGCTGTACACATgggaggtgggttgtgggggctggttgCTGTGGCCCTCTTCCAGGATGGTGGCATTGTGTACGGGGGCAGCGCGGAGGTCCTCGCCTGGAACATAGTGGGGGCGCTGGCCATAGTGGCCTGGTCTGGTGGTCTCTGTTTAGTTATGTTTGGTTCTCTCAGGCTGCTCGGCCTCTTGAGGGTGCTTCCAGAAATGGAAATTGCAG GAATGGACATCTTGAAGCACGGGGAGCCAGCCTACCCAGCTGACGCTTGGCTGGAGAGCCAGTACGATGGATCCGTAAACACTCAGGAGAACAAGAGGAATTCAA ATCTTCCACCCAACATGTCTGCCCCTGAAGAATTTGGTTTGACTAATTCCCAGGACCCAGCTCCAGTCCCTGGACACCTTGTATACTGGAGTCGTGCAGGACCAGTCCCATCCCACCTCTCGCCCGTCGTGTCCCTCAACAACCACGAAGCTAACCACTTGAACTCCAACAATAGTGTCTCTGAAGCTGGCTTCACAGTCCGACTGGGAGACTATGATCTGCGAGTCCTCGTTGAACCCAGAGATTAA